Proteins encoded by one window of uncultured Bacteroides sp.:
- a CDS encoding insulinase family protein, which produces MTIQTIIISVLVFLTSAFTANAQTLKMGDDLPLDKTVRTGRLDNGMTYFIRHNDKPARLADFYIVYDVGPIQEEDTQSGLAHFLEHMAFNGSKHFPDNAMINWLESLGMQFGNNINAATEMEMTNYQLMQVPVQRKSTIDSLLLILHDWSGYLTLEKKEIDKERGVIIEERRQRNTPQFRIANKAASFVYGDTRYAHRDMLGSEEFLHTFNPKLLRDYYKRWYRPDLQAIVIVGDFDADEMEARLKKVMADIPKPEHPEQKAVIKIPDNEKPVVSILTDPEQHTSKANFYIKRPAVPKELNNRVGANYMNMMIQMATSMVNIRLGELVQQQGCPFSSASVGNSSLTATCDALELQVIARGEAIAEAFTSVYGELERIRRYGFTQEEFDFMRINILRSGKYLFESSGERQNNALGQECIAYYVKNKPLISAETRWAFIQLMMKEMTLQNINELMQQLITPSNNVLVISAPEKAKATLPKEEQLANFFSWIRTQPIDPYKTEKVDKPLFSEKITSGKTVKTEKGAFGSTLWTLNNGIRVVVLPTPYSRNQIVMSGQANGGLSTIAMQDYFTASMTTQIANMSGIGEFNSEQLRKVLGTKVASVQPSIGRFASEMTGSAAKADVETMLQLTNLYFTHPKFDRDRFDMVLEANRLNLQNSAESPEFMMSKAMNKAKYGDNPRTKMPTEEVLKTIDFGKMPEIYRNFFTDAAGNYTFYFLGDIDLNVLKPLVEKYLGALAAGTKKLSWKDDSVRVISGTKEELLKTRMQAPKSMINFSYTGDLDYTQQNTFAMRVLSGCLQSRYTQVIREDKGGTYGVTVNGSLSRQPVSDYSFNISFQTAPGKADELVKIVKDELQRVAEKGPDSGDFANTLEYWHKTQQEGLKTNKVCLSYLQNYYTWGEDWKADHEKMMQTVTPESVRKLAKKILEDGNLKLVIMNPGK; this is translated from the coding sequence ATGACTATTCAAACTATAATAATCTCCGTTCTTGTGTTTTTGACATCTGCATTTACTGCAAATGCCCAAACACTTAAGATGGGAGATGATCTTCCATTAGACAAAACCGTACGTACAGGGCGGCTTGATAACGGAATGACCTACTTTATCCGTCACAATGACAAACCAGCCCGATTGGCTGATTTCTATATAGTTTATGATGTTGGTCCCATTCAGGAGGAAGATACCCAGTCGGGGCTTGCTCATTTTCTTGAGCACATGGCTTTTAATGGCTCGAAACATTTTCCTGATAATGCAATGATTAACTGGCTTGAAAGTCTGGGAATGCAATTTGGCAACAATATCAATGCTGCTACCGAGATGGAAATGACTAATTATCAGTTGATGCAAGTGCCTGTTCAACGGAAGTCAACGATAGACTCTTTGCTCCTGATTCTTCATGACTGGTCGGGGTATCTGACTCTTGAAAAGAAAGAGATTGATAAAGAAAGGGGTGTTATTATTGAGGAACGCAGACAACGTAACACTCCACAATTCCGTATAGCGAACAAGGCTGCTTCGTTTGTTTATGGAGATACACGTTATGCTCACCGTGACATGCTGGGGAGTGAGGAGTTTCTTCATACCTTCAACCCTAAACTTCTCCGTGACTATTACAAACGTTGGTATCGCCCGGATTTGCAGGCAATTGTGATTGTTGGTGATTTTGATGCCGATGAGATGGAAGCCAGACTTAAAAAGGTAATGGCAGATATCCCAAAACCTGAACATCCTGAACAGAAAGCGGTTATTAAGATACCCGACAATGAAAAACCTGTTGTGTCAATCCTTACTGATCCGGAACAACATACTTCCAAAGCCAATTTTTACATCAAACGTCCGGCAGTTCCTAAAGAACTGAACAATCGTGTAGGTGCAAACTATATGAATATGATGATTCAGATGGCTACTTCAATGGTCAATATCCGTTTAGGAGAACTTGTGCAACAACAAGGATGTCCTTTTAGCAGCGCAAGTGTGGGAAATTCTTCACTGACTGCTACCTGTGATGCTTTAGAGCTACAGGTTATTGCCCGAGGAGAAGCAATAGCTGAGGCGTTTACATCGGTTTATGGAGAATTGGAACGTATTCGTCGTTATGGCTTTACACAGGAGGAGTTTGATTTTATGCGAATTAACATACTTCGTAGCGGAAAATACCTTTTCGAGAGTAGTGGCGAACGTCAGAATAATGCATTAGGACAGGAATGTATTGCTTATTATGTAAAGAATAAGCCCTTGATTTCAGCTGAGACTCGTTGGGCATTCATTCAACTGATGATGAAAGAAATGACTCTTCAGAATATCAATGAGTTGATGCAGCAACTGATAACACCTTCCAACAATGTATTGGTTATTTCGGCTCCCGAGAAGGCGAAAGCCACTCTGCCTAAGGAAGAGCAACTGGCTAATTTCTTCTCCTGGATACGCACGCAGCCTATAGATCCGTATAAAACTGAAAAGGTAGATAAACCGCTATTCTCTGAGAAAATTACTTCGGGGAAAACAGTAAAAACCGAAAAAGGTGCTTTTGGCTCTACCCTGTGGACGCTGAATAACGGTATTCGTGTGGTTGTACTTCCAACGCCTTATAGCCGTAATCAGATTGTGATGAGCGGGCAGGCAAATGGAGGACTTTCTACTATAGCTATGCAGGACTATTTTACGGCATCGATGACCACACAAATTGCAAATATGTCTGGAATCGGGGAATTTAATTCTGAACAACTGCGTAAGGTATTGGGCACTAAAGTTGCTTCGGTTCAGCCTTCTATCGGCCGTTTTGCTTCCGAAATGACAGGAAGTGCTGCTAAAGCCGATGTAGAGACGATGCTTCAGTTAACCAATCTTTATTTTACCCATCCTAAATTTGATCGTGATCGTTTTGATATGGTGCTGGAAGCTAACCGCTTGAACTTGCAAAATTCCGCGGAGTCTCCGGAGTTTATGATGAGCAAGGCAATGAATAAGGCGAAGTATGGCGATAATCCACGTACTAAGATGCCTACTGAAGAGGTTTTGAAGACTATAGATTTCGGGAAGATGCCGGAGATATATCGTAATTTCTTCACTGATGCCGCTGGTAACTATACTTTCTATTTTCTGGGTGATATTGATTTGAATGTGTTGAAACCGTTAGTGGAGAAATATCTGGGTGCTCTTGCTGCCGGAACAAAGAAACTATCATGGAAAGATGACAGTGTACGTGTAATATCAGGAACGAAAGAAGAACTCTTGAAGACTCGCATGCAAGCACCTAAAAGTATGATTAATTTCAGCTATACGGGTGATCTTGATTATACGCAACAGAATACATTTGCAATGAGAGTACTTTCGGGTTGTCTTCAGTCTCGCTATACACAAGTTATACGTGAAGATAAAGGAGGTACGTACGGAGTGACTGTGAACGGTTCTCTGTCTCGTCAGCCTGTTTCGGATTATAGCTTCAATATATCTTTTCAGACAGCTCCCGGCAAAGCTGACGAACTGGTGAAGATTGTGAAGGATGAATTGCAACGTGTTGCCGAAAAAGGACCCGATTCCGGTGACTTTGCAAATACCTTGGAGTATTGGCATAAAACACAGCAAGAAGGACTGAAAACCAATAAGGTATGCTTGTCTTACCTCCAGAATTATTACACATGGGGAGAAGACTGGAAAGCGGATCATGAGAAAATGATGCAAACGGTGACTCCGGAAAGTGTGAGAAAACTTGCCAAAAAGATTCTGGAAGATGGAAATCTGAAACTGGTGATCATGAATCCGGGAAAGTAA